The window GTGGGAAAGCTACGCCGACAGGCTAAGTCCAGGCTGCCGTTAGCCAATACCAACTTAGGACCAGCCACGCCTGCATCGGGGTGCTCTTCCATAAAGGCCAGCATGTCGCGAAGGGCTGTAGGTGGCAGGACCGTGTCTGGATTGAGCAGCAACACATAGCGACCTGTTGCTTGTTGCAGGCCTAGATTGTTGGCATAGGCATATCCCCCGTTGATTTGGCTGGCGATTAAGTTGACTTGGGGGAATTCTCGCTGCACCATAGCCACGCTATCGTCAGGTGAGCAATTGTCTACAACGATCACCTCGTAGTCAAAGTTTCCCTGGCTGGCGTAGATGGAGCGCAGGCATTCGCGCAGCAAGTCACACGTATTATAATTGACAATCACGATTGAGAGGTCCATGAGGCGAGTATCCATTCTAACCATGGTAGATTCAGTCACGCCAGCGCGGGATGTTGCGACGGTGATGCCAGCGCCAATAGACACCTACAGGATAGCCGAGCATTTTGGCAATGTCCCCAGTGACTCGGATAATGGGCACCAGACAGAAAGCCTTCAACTTATCTACAATAGGGAGGGACTTGAGCGCAGGCCACAAGCGCTTGTAGGGCGTCCAGAACATGATTGCTGCCCCCAATGCTAGGGGTACGCCCCATAACAGACTTCTATTGACGCAAAGCCAGAGGAGGAGAGGAAGAGCAACCAGGTACGTTAGGTAGCGCACGGCGTGTCTTTTGCGCCACAAGTCCGCTTTGCCATCACCTCGTGCATACCGATAGTATTGTCTGAAAAAGGCGCTGAGATCGCTGCGTGGACGGAAGTATGCAATAGCAGTGGGCACAAATACGAAGCGATAGCCTCTGGCGTGCAAGCGGAGATCGAAGACCAGATCTTCGCAATAGTCCAACCATTCGGGATACCCTCCCACATCCTCCCAGGCGCTTTTCAAGAAGGCTACCGACCGACTGGAGGGTAAGAATTTCGCAGGGTTGACGTCCGCTAGAACAGGCAGGACCGTGGCTGCCATAGCTATCTCGAAGACGGTGGTCGTCTCTGGCATGAAGAAACCACATGCGATAATGGGAGCAGAGTTTGGTTCATTTGCCATAAATTGATGCGTCAAATTG of the Chloroflexota bacterium genome contains:
- a CDS encoding glycosyltransferase, producing the protein MKNEGNSIGRLLESLSQQTRPPDEVVIVDGGSDDDTLSQLYAWKDSGRLPLCIVVEPGCNISRGRNIAIASARGPIIAGTDAGVHLDPSWLANLTHQFMANEPNSAPIIACGFFMPETTTVFEIAMAATVLPVLADVNPAKFLPSSRSVAFLKSAWEDVGGYPEWLDYCEDLVFDLRLHARGYRFVFVPTAIAYFRPRSDLSAFFRQYYRYARGDGKADLWRKRHAVRYLTYLVALPLLLWLCVNRSLLWGVPLALGAAIMFWTPYKRLWPALKSLPIVDKLKAFCLVPIIRVTGDIAKMLGYPVGVYWRWHHRRNIPRWRD